The following proteins are encoded in a genomic region of Cryptomeria japonica chromosome 11, Sugi_1.0, whole genome shotgun sequence:
- the LOC131049525 gene encoding aquaporin NIP1-1-like, which produces MTKQSRAPSSVTIYDHEQGQYVAPTNRASPQTKKNDMEDLKATETKNIFLEVTIYKKAAAELMGTFILVFAGCGGIMVEERDKVLTHLGVAAVFGLVIMALVYTVGHISGAHINPAISLALSSVGKLSLQELPIYIICQIVGATAAAASLNLVITKVSINVAVNVPVGNPWASLVVEIIITFILSIVIFAIATDPKAPSEMVGIAVGGVAACNALFAGPLSGCSMNPARSLGPALIALNFNGLWVYVLGPVFGALCGAWFYKGISIQE; this is translated from the exons ATGACAAAGCAAAGCAGGGCACCCTCTTCTGTGACCATCTACGACCATGAGCAAGGACAATATGTTGCTCCAACTAATAGAGCCTCTCCTCAAACGAAGAAGAATGACATGGAAGATCTTAAGGCTACTGAAACTAAAAATATTTTTCTAGAGGTTACAATCTACAAAAAG GCTGCAGCAGAGTTGATGGGGACTTTTATCTTAGTATTTGCTGGGTGTGGAGGAATAATGGTGGAAGAAAGGGATAAGGTCTTAACTCATCTTGGGGTTGCTGCTGTGTTTGGACTGGTTATAATGGCACTAGTCTACACTGTGGGACATATCTCCGGTGCTCACATAAATCCTGCAATAAGTCTTGCCTTATCATCTGTGGGAAAGCTCTCTCTTCAGGAG CTGCCCATTTATATCATATGTCAAATTGTGGGTGCTACAGCGGCTGCAGCTTCACTCAATTTAGTTATTACAAAAGTCTCCATTAATGTTGCTGTCAATGTTCCTGTGGGAAATCCTTGGGCATCACTGGTGGTTGAAATCATTATCACCTTCATACTCTCCATTGTTATATTTGCAATAGCCACAGACCCTAAAGCA CCAAGTGAAATGGTAGGGATCGCTGTGGGTGGTGTAGCCGCTTGTAATGCTTTATTTGCAGG GCCACTCTCGGGATGTTCCATGAACCCAGCAAGATCCTTGGGGCCTGCACTGATAGCACTCAATTTTAATGGTCTTTGGGTGTATGTTCTTGGACCTGTTTTTGGTGCCCTTTGTGGAGCTTGGTTCTATAAGGGTATTTCTATACAAGAATAG